Genomic segment of Nitrososphaerota archaeon:
CTCTTCTAAATTGGCTTCCTTTAATATTCCCACTTCTATGATTGCTTAATAAACGCCTTCTAAGATTTTTTGTTCTTCCAATATAAATTGCTTCATTATTTTCATTAAAAATTATGTAAACACCAGCTTTTTCTGGAATTTGATTATGACTCACATTTTTAAAACTAAAACTTTGAGTTGCTAAAATTTCATTGATTTTATTAACATATTCTAAAGCTATATTTTCATACATAAATAGAAAAACCTAAGCAATCCTATTATAAAAATATTAAAAAATAATTTAAGTAAAAAAATAAAAGAGCATTTTACTATTTGCTAAAGGATTAATTGCTTATTTTACGACTTTAATACTTCTTAATTTAAGAAATAACATATCTGAAAAATACCATAAAATATTATGACTTTTATGCAAAATTGAGAAGGTTTTTTCTTAAACTATTGCCTTACTAACTATGCTGCATAAGTCTCCATATCCTTTGCTTTTTACTATTATAAACCTCTCATCCCAAAGATTTTTTAGAACTTCTCGATAATGTTTTCCGGCTATAACAATGATTTTATCATAATTCTTGAGTATAAGACGCAGTTTATCTTCAACTTGAGGCTGAATTCTTTTAACATCTTCTTTTGTCCTTAAAACCATATCATATCCTTCAATAATATCATCAGGATGAAGTAAACCATATTTTGCAGATATTATTACGTAATCGAATCCCATAACTTCACAATACCTCCTTACAGTTTTAAAAAGTCTTCCTTGATACATTTGCTTGGCCGAAGTCTTAATTGAAGAATTGTAACCAAGTTTTTTCTTTGTACATTCAGTAATCACAAGAACTTTTTCACCCTTTTTTAAACTTGCAAGTACATTTTCTTCCCCACTTTTCTTCCTGCCAATAAGCATAGTCCATCTTTTTAAATTATTTTTTATTAAAATTAAGAAATTAAAATATCTTATAAAAATTTAAAACTGCTATATTCTTTTTAACAATATACGATTTTACTTAGTTATAATGGTTTTCCGCATTTAATACAATTAGCACTTATAGGTGGCTGAATTGTATGACATTTCTTGCATTCTACAACTAATCTCTCTCCACATTTCTGGCAATAATCTCCAAAAAAAGTTGATTGACCACATTTTGGACAATTGATTATAAGTGAAAGTCCACATGAATTGCATTTTGTCCAGTGTGGGTAAATTAATGCACGACATTTAGGGCATCTAGTTTCTAATGGATTTACTTTACCGCAAATTGGACAAACATTTGAATTTGGAGGAATAAATTGACCACAATATTTACAAGGCTTTTTATAACTTGACATATGGCTTATACACTAATTTTAATATAAATAGCATAAAATATAAACTTATCTGATAATTCTATAGTAAACTTTATATAGGCCTAGCTATATTAATAATGGGATTAAAAGATGCCTTTTATTCCATTCACAAAAAATTTTGCAGATAATAGTGTAGAGGCAGGGTTTCAATTTACTTTCTTTTGCGATATTTGTCAAGATGGCTATAAAACAAGTTTTATCGAATCAAAATCTTATAAGAAAGCAGGTTTACTAAGAGGTTTGGGTAGAGCTGCTTCTATTGCTTCATCTATGGCAGGACGTAGTATAGGATATCACATCGAAAGTGGTACAGATGTTATTGCTGAAAGATTTAGAGGGATGTCTCCAGAATGGCATAAGGAACATGAAGAAGCTTTCAAATTAGCTCAAAATGAAGCAATGGGGCATTTCCATAAATGTCCAAAATGTGGAAGATGGGTATGCGATATTTGTTGGAATGATGAAGTTGGGCTTTGTAAGGAGGATGCACCAAGAGCTGCAACTGAAATTGCTGCTGCAAGAGCAACAGTAATGAAAGAGCAAATATGGGAAAAGGCTAAAGAAACAAAAATTTTTAAAGGAGAAATTAAACCAACACAAACAATATGTCCAGTATGTGGAAAACCTGCTGGAACAGGAAAATTTTGCATAAACTGTGGTGCTCCACTTACATTAACAAAATGTTCTAAATGTGGAGCAGAAATTACTCCTGGTGCTAGATTTTGTCCAGAATGTGGAAATAAGCTTTTCTAAAAAATACCAAAAAACGAGAAATAACCCTCCTCTCAAAAAGGTATTTAAAAGTAGATCAAGAACGGAATAAAAAGTACATTTTGTTTTTTGATTCAAGAATAATAGGACATATAGTTCTCAAATACATATAATGGATTTGTTAAGATTTAATATAAAAGCACTACCAGCTCTATTAAATAGAACGTTCTCCTATGCTAATTCCTGCTTATGTAATAACTTTTCTAATAAAATCTGAATGTGGAAAAACAACTACTCTTATAATAATAAATGAATTATATAAATTTGGAAAAATAATTATTATAGATTTTCATGGAGAATATATTGGATTAAAAGATTTAATAAATGCAGAAATAATTAAAGAGAACGTTCTTTCATTTGATAAAATGGAAAAATTAAAAATTGAAGATATGAAAGCATTAAATAATTTTGAGAATATCTCAATTGAAAAAGAAAATAAATTAAAAGAATTAGGATTAATTAAATTAATAAATGGGAAAAATAATATTAACATATTAGTAGTGTATTAAGATAGTAAAGTTCTGTGACTATTACTAATGGAGTAAGGAATACTCTAAATGGTTGTCTATTGCATCCAAATCCATCATAAAAGTTAACTTTAGGTTATTAGTAAATTTTATATTTTTGGTTTTTTCCATGCCTTCCTTATAATTACTCCTAAGATGATTGAGAAAAATATTATCACTAAAAATACAAAAATAAATAATAAGATATGATCGCTAGCAGATGTTGGAACTGTTTTTATATTTGTTGTAGTTACTGTTACTGTTTGAGTAAGAATTGCAGTTGTTGCCGAAATGCTAGTTACTGTTAGAGTAACAGTGTATGGAGTTATACTTGTAGTTACTGAATACGTCGTTTTTTCTTTAATTATGATAACTTTTGCGTGCTGAACCGCTATATCTTTTATATCCTGAAAATTCTGGTCAGCTAACCCAACTTTAGATATAACTATCTCGCATACTACTTCGTCTACATCATCACGCACTTTAAAGGTTAAAGCCAAGAATGTTCCTGGATCAGAAGGAGCTTTTGTTTCTCCTTTACGTGCAACCGCATAATTCACAAAACCTCTTAGTTTATCAATCATTTGAAATCCAATAAGTGGATCCGGACCGAAAAGCCCCCCAATCTTAACATCTATAAGATCAAAAACTTGTGAATTAAAAGTTACGTTAACATCTCCAGCGCTAATACCATAAGAGCCGGGATTAATCTTCACTAAAATAGTAAAAGTTTCTCCAGCTTGAGTTTCAATAGATTGAGGCTCTATGTATACTTCTACAGAGCCAGTTGCTTCTACCGTACATAAGTAAGCTGTCAATATTAATTGAGATAAAATAACTAGCATTAATATATGTTTGAATCTAGCTTGAGCGACCATAATTTGCACCTAATATTGCTAGGTCTCTATAATCTATTATTCCATCATTATTTAAGTCGGCTTCTTGTCTATATCCTCCCTCCCCTCTTGACTTACCATAACATGAACCTAATATTGCTAAATCCATGTAATTAACTGTACCATCACCATTAATATCACCTAGGATACCTGCAATAACATATACTTCTCCTCCCCTAACCTCTATGTTTATTATTTTTTCATAATTCTCATTAGCAAATTCGATTGATAACTCTAGTTTGTAGTATCCTGGTGTAGCGCCTCTTTTCACTTCAAAAGTTATAGTTGCAAATGTGCCATTAGGAGTTGGAACAGGCGTCGGACCAACTCTAGCTATTGCATATTTTATCATTCCATTAATATTATCTATTTGTCTCATTCCTTCCAGTGGATTATCTCCTAAAAGATTTCCTCGAGATATTTCAATTGCTTGTAATATACTTGGATTGAATCTTAAAATCATTTCACCACTACTAATTCCAAAATCTTTAGGATCAACTTTGATCTCTATGTTGAATCGCTTGGGTGCTTCAACTCTCATTATTGAAGGGTGAATAAATGCCGTGAGATTTTTAATTGGAATCCATTGATAAGTCTTTGTAGTATTAAAAGAAGTCTTAAGAGTGGTAGTAATTGTTGTGTAGATAGGAGTAGTTACTACAGTATATGTTGTTACGGTTGGAACGGTAGTAATTACTGTTGTAGGAGAGGTTGTAGTTACTATGGAGGTTATATTTGTTAAGTTGTACTCAAGCCAATATAACTTTTCAACCCATTTATATAATCTTGCAGGGCCAAGAGTTGGAGTCATAACAATTATGTAATAATTATCTGTGTACTGAATAGGATACCAAAGTTGCCCGGATTGACCTGTTTTTGAGACTCTCCAGCTAGTTAGAGTGAAGCCAAGTAGTCTGTTTCTCCAATCAATTTCATTTAAAATATATACATTCACTAATCGATCAGCTTCCCATTCTATAGCTAAGTATTTACCTGAATTAATATAATATGGGCCTGAGTAACGGTATCCTAAGTTAGGTATGTCTAAATTTTCACCAGAGAAAAGCACAACTTCTCTCCAAATTTGCCCTTGAACTCCATGTAAACTAAAAGTAAAACCTGCCATTAAGATTGTAAAGAATAAAGCACTTAAAGCTAGATGAGGTTTTTCTTTTTCATTCATCAATATTTTATTAATCAATTGATCTATATATCTTTTAAATTCAAAGAAGTAAAAATTAATGTTTATTAAAGTTCTAAAAAGTTCAAGAAAGTTTATTTATTATGTGAAAAAATAAAGAATAATCTTCTTAAGCTCTTTAAAGGTTTGGTCTAATAAACGACCATAAAACCTAATTAAAATGTTAGAGTAGTTTTAATATTAACTCATTTATTTTTTCATTAGCTATAGTATAATTCATTGGAAAATCTATTTCTTTAAAACTTTGAATAATTGTTTCTTTCATTTTATTCCATGCAGGCCCATCTGTTATCCATATGAAAAAAGTACCTTTCTTCTCATAAATTTTATGCTGTAAATCTATGTATGCATTGGCTGTTTCTATTGGTTTACTTCCACTTACATTATAGAAGTTACACTCAATTATTATTTTAGGAACATTCTCTTTATATATTACAAAGTCCGCTTTCTTTCTTCTTATTGTTCTTATGCTTGAATCTTCAGATTTTATTTCTATATTCACATTTTCTAGCTTTCTTTTTAAAAGTAATTCTACAAATTTTTGAAATATTTTTCCACTTCTATTTTTTCTTGCATTTGAATCTAATCCAACTTCTACTCCTAATAAATATGCGTATAAATCATTAATTTCTCCAAAAAGTTGAATTATACCTGTTTTTTCACAAAAATCTACAAGGTCTTTTACTTCATTTTCTTCAAGCTTTCTTTCAGAAAAATTAAATGTTTTATATAATGTTTTTTCCCAAATTTCTAAAAGAGTAATGTTTTTCTCTCTTACAGCAATAATTGATGGAATGATAGGTATTGTCTCTGGATATTTTATAAATATTTCTTCTAATTCTTTCTTCCTTTTTTCAGGTTCTATTTTAGTTAATGAATTTAAGAGACTAATCTCTTTAACATATTTTTCAATTTTCTCTTTAACTTTTTTCCAATCTACAAAATATTCATAAGTTTGATTTGTTTTTAAAAGTGTTTTAAAGAAGTAGTCTAGATATTCATTTTCACTTTTAAATCCTAAAGCTTCATATTTTACCAAAATTTATCCCCCAACTTTCTATTGTTTTTAACTATAAAATATTAAATAGAAAATATAAAGTTTCAAATAATTTATAAAAATTTAAAAGAAACAATAATGAGATTATAAGTGAAAATGGTTAGGGCTTAAATAATGTCTAAAAAATATATTGATATGAAAGAAATAACAGAAGAAGATTATAAAAAATTTATAAAAGAAAATAAAGAAATAATTATTGAAAATACTAAAATAAAAATTGGGCAACCTAAAAAAATAGAAGAACTTCAACCAAAATTTTTTGAACTTGAAAGAACAAATGTTTGGTCTTATCCAGAAAGAGGGAAATGGGCTACTCATCAAGGAAATTTTAGAGGAAATTGGCCTCCTCAAATGGCAAGAAACATAATTCTTAGATATTCTAAACCTGGAGAATGGGTTCTAGACCAAATGTGTGGTTCAGGAACAACCTTAATTGAATGTAAACTTTTAGGAAGAAATGGTATAGGTGTAGATATAAATTTAGATTGTATAATGCTTACACGAGATAGATTAAATTTTGATTATACTCCACTTGATCCTAATTATAAAAAGCCCATAATAAAAACATACGTAGGTGATGCTAGAAATTTAAATTTAATTAAAGATGAATCTATTGATTTAATTGCAACTCATCCACCATATGCAACTATTATTCCATATTCCAGAAAAGGGAAAATTCAAGGAGATTTATCAGCAGTGCACAGCATTGATGAATATATTGAAGGAATGAAAGAAATAGCTAAAGAAAGCTATAGAGTATTAAAGCCGGGAAGATTTTGTGGAATACTTGTTGGAGATACTAGAAAGCATAGACATCATGTTCCAATAGCTTTTAGAGTTATGCAAGCATTTTTAGAAGCTGGTTTTATTCTTAGAGAAGATATAATAAAACATCAATGGCAAACAAAAACAACTAGAGAAAAATGGGAAGGATTGTCTAAAGTTGCAGATGAATGCTGGGTAGATATTCCTAAAGAGAAAGTTGGTAAAGGGAAATATACGGATTTTTATTTATTGTATCATGAACATTTATTCATTTTTAGAAAACCTGGAAAAGATGAAGACATAGAAAAATATAAAGAAAGTATGAAATGGTGGTAAGTTTTTAAATTACTCCGCGTCCCTTTTTACTGGAAGAACATCAATATTGGCTCTAATAAAGGCATCAACAGGATGCACATACCAAAGCTATATTACAAAATAAAGATACATCTAGAAGAAAACCCTATATTAATCATCGGTATGTAGCTACTCTCCTTAACCAATCACGATAAGCTCTCCAGTTCCTTATTCATTTCATTGTAACTTAGTAATTGTTATCTCATTATAATATCACAATAGGAATATCTATCTTCTCATATTTTTCATTATATAAAGCTCATTTTCAATATAAAATATTTTTAAAAAAATAATCTTTATTTATTTTTTAATTCTAAGAAGATGATAAAAATGGAAATGTATTTGTTATTATAAATGTTTGAAACTTATATTTTTAAATATTAAAATAATGCTTTATTTTGAAAAAATGTAATAAAAATTTTTATTTAACTCTTTAAGGAAAAAAATTTAGGGGGCGTAGCCTAGCCAGGTCAAGGCACCGGGCTCCAGTAATAAATGTAAATTAGAAAATTCTGACAAAAAGGATGAAGAATTACTGGAGCTGGCGAAAAAAAGCCGCTATACCCGGCGTTCGTGGGTTCGAATCCCACCGCTCCCACTTTTTTATAAATATGCAAAATATTTTTTTACTCTTCTGTGCCTTCCTCCTCTTTCTTTTCTTGAAATTGCTTCATAACATCTTTCTTTGTTATTATTCCTGCTTCTATAAGATTAACTAAAGCATTCAATGAAGCTTCTCCACTAAGTCTTCCCATTCTACCAGCAATTTGTCTCCATTTTAATTTTGTATTTCCACTTTTAGATGCATAAAGTATTCCTAGCACATCATTCACTTTAACAAATTGTATCCCTCTTATTTTTTTCAAATTTATTTTTGATGAACATTCTATATATATTGTTCCAGCATCTTCTCTTTCAGGAAAAATAGTAGAATCTTTTAAATACCCTTTAGGAATAAAAGACCTACAAGTACTATATATCAAGAATTTCCTAAATTTCTCCAATGTAGTAGTAGTTTCTATATTAACCAATTTCTATTTTCCTTTTTTTAATTAAAAGTTCTTGCTTTATAAATCTTGCTTTTTTAATTTATGAAATAAGGAGGAAAATAAAAAGTTCAAAAAATATTATAAAAAATAACCGCTATAAATATTCTAAAAAAATTATAAACATATTAATTACTTCCATTTTTATTTTATTTATTAAAATGAGTACAACTATAAGTATTCGTATTCCTAAAAAATTAAAAGAAAAACTTGAAGAATTAGATACAGATTGGCGTTCTGAAATAAGGAATTACTTAGAGAATCTTATTAGAAAAAATATGAAAACTAAAATCTTGAAAGAAGCATATGAAATAAGAAAAAAAATGGTAAAGAAACAACTCCAGCTTGGAAAATAATAAGAGAAAATAGAGCATAAATCTTTTATTCAATATTCTTAAAATTTTTTTAAAAAAAGAAAATAAAAATTATTTTTAAATTGCTCCAGACCTAATTTCTTGTTTCATAAATAAGATATAAGAAAATGCAAAGCATATGAAAATCATTATTATCAAAATCATTAAATATGGCAATGCAATTATTATACTTTGATCTATTGGCAATGGATTTGGTATTATTCTACTTGTTTCTATTCCAATGATTGGAGAAATTGCTCTAATCGTTGGTGTAAGAATAACTATTGTAACAATCTCAAACAATTGCTCTGGAGAGAATTGTAAAATCATTTGTTGCAATTCTTGTCTTTTTGCTAAAAATTCTTCATTAAATAAAAGCGAAGGATCAGTAATTGGAAAAGCTATATTAACAATAAAATTGGCAATCATGAAAATGAAAAAAGTAAAGAAAAGCCATATAGCAACTGAAGCTAAAGCAGAGGTAGCTACCTTCTTAAAAATTATTGAAAACAATATTCCAATATTCATCCAAAAAACAGTATACAATATACACAATCCTATAAAACATAAAATCCTTAAAAATTCATCTAAAGATGGAGGCCCACCAAAATAATATATTCCTACTCCAATTAAAATTCCAGTTATACTTCCATAAATAATAGAAATTGTAATCAATCCAGCTAAAAATTTTCCATTTATGAAAGAATCTCTATGAATTGGTTGTGATAAAACTTTTGTTAATGTTCCACTTAAAAGTTCAGAATTTATTGCATCAAATCCAAATAATATTCCTATTATTGGTCCAAAATAGCTTACAAAGAAAATGAAAGCAGGAAGTAATCCAGTTGTAGAAGTAAATATTCTTAAAAATAAGAAAGATTCTGCAGATAAACTATATGCTGCACTTGCAATTGCTTGTATTGAAAGAGTTGCTGTTGAAATCCCTACTAAATATATTAAAAGGAAAACTATTATAAACCTTTTACTTAAAAAATTGTCTTTCAATTCTTTTATACAAACTGTAATTAAACCAACCATCTTATTTTACCTCAAAATATTGCTTATAAATTTCATCAAGAGTATATTCTCTTAATCTTAAATGCAATATTGAGAAATTTTCTTCAATAAGTCTTTTTGCAATTTTAGGTCTAATATCACTTTCTGCTTTAATTATTAATAAATCATCTTTCATTTCAACATCTTTTACTTCATCAATTTTCTTTATAATTTCTAAAGCTTCTTCTCCTTTTTCAAGAACTTTAACTTCAATAGTGAAAAAATCTTCCTTCAATCTTTCTTTTCCAAGCCTATCTATTGTTCCTTCAGCTAATAGCTTTCCTTTAACAAATATTCCAACTCTTTTACATACTCTTTGAACTTGATGTAACAAATGAGAAGATAAAAATATCGTTATCCCTTTCTCTTTATTTATTTTCTCTATTAAATTTAGCACAAGCTCAGTTGCTTCAGGATCTAAACCAAGAGTAGGTTCATCTAAGAAAATAAGCTTAGGATCTTTTAATAATACTTCAGCAATTCCTAATCTTTGCTTCATTCCTCGAGAATATTCTCCTACTTTTCTATCCATTTCTTGAGATAATCCTACAATTTCTAATAATTCTCTAATTCTTTTAGAATATATGTTAGATGGTATTCCATTCAATTTTGCAACATATTCTAAATTTTGTTTTGCAGTTAAATCTTCATAAAATCCAATATTTTCTGGAAGATAGCTTACAATTCTCCTTACTTTTAAAGCATCTTTTAAAGGATTTAAATTAAATACTTTTGCTTCTCCTGAAGTAGGTTCAGTAAGGCCCATGAACATTAATATTGTAGTTGTTTTTCCACTTCCATTAGGACCAAGAAAACCAAATATTTCTCCTTCTTCGATTGATAAATTTAAATTATCTACTGCTGTTATTTCTCCATATCTTTTTGTAAGATTTATAGCTTCTATAGCTGCCATCTCATCTCCTTCCAAATTTAAAGAAAATGAATAATAATCCTGCAATTATTGCAATTACTATTCCTATTCCAATCCATCCCCATAATGGAGGAGATGAAACTGTTACTCTAATATCTAATTCTTTTGCTCCATATTCATAATTTGCTCTTAAAGTTATTGAATAATCTCCAGGTATAGTATTGCTTGAAGAAATTATTTCTACAGATACTTCTCTACTTTCTCCAGGAGCTAAATTGTTTACTTCATCTGGATCGAAAACTATTTTCCATGCTTCGGGTTTAATAGATGAAAAAGTTACTCTCTTAATATTTGCTGTTCCTTCATTTTTAATTATAAGTGATAAATAGCTTTTTTCTCCAGCAATTGTTCCAATATTCAATCTTCCAGTTGAAGTTTGCATGCTTATTTTATATGTTCCAATTATTACAACTTTTAAGTCTATAGAATTACCAATATTTTCTGAATATGCAGAAAATCTTATCGTATAATTCCCTTCTTTTGTAATTTCAGGAGCAGTAACACTTATTTCCAAATCTCTACTACTATATCCACTTAATTGTATACTTGATATTTTCTTTGTTTCATATGCTGGTCTAATTTCTGTAATCCATCCAGGAGGAGCATTTGCTACTAAATTGAATATTCTTTCTTCACTTCCATCATAACTTAATGTAACTCTAAATTGAAAAGTTGATCCAGCTGTTCCTTCAAGTACTGGATATAAAGTTGAAAGCTTTACTTCACCAGCTTTAGTTGCAACTACTTCTTTAGCTTTTAAATCTATTGAAATTTTAATTTCCTTTTTTATTTTCCCATCAATTGTAGAAGCTAATAAAACATATTCATAATTTCCTTGAGAAGCATTTGCTGGTGCTGTAAAGCTAAAATCTATAGATATTGTTTCTTTAGGCAATAAATATATGCTTTTTAATACATATCCTTTATATTTAAATTTCGCATCCCAATTTGGACCTGAAGCTATTGAAAAGGCAATATTCAAAGTTCCATTCATGTTATTTGTAACAATCAATGGTATAGTAACACTGCTTCCAGCTTCTAAAATTAAGCCGCTATATGTAGAATGGAAAACAAATTCTTCATTTTCTTCATTTAAAATTATTGTATTTTGGTTTTTTAATAATCCATTTCCAAAAATTGTAAAAGGCAATATTAAAATGAGAGCAATAGTTATGAAATTTGTTGCCCTCATTTTCTATCTAATTTTTTATTTTTTTTAAAAAAAGGAGTTTATAAATTTTAAAAATAAAAAATTATATAAATTAAAGAATAATCTTAAAACATTTTATTTTTTCTTAAGCTAAATAGAGTAAACATATAAAATGCATTATATAAAAAATAAACAATTACAAAAAATTTTTATACTTAAATTTTTCAAAAAATATAGAATTTGATATGAGGAAATTAATTGTAAAAGTAAAAGAGATCAAAGGAAAATGCGATATAATGAAAATAGGAGATTATTTTATATTAGATGGGGGCAAACTTATAATTCCAGAAAAGAATAAGCATGTATGCATATATGCTTTATCAAGCCTTTTACCTTTATTACCAGCTAAACAAAGGAATATAGTTGAACCTGAAGATTGGCTTCCAAGAACAAGCCTTGTTGAATGTCCTGACCCTAATGGAAGAGTCATATGGGAAATATCTTATTTAGAAGAATAATTTATACTTCTTCTTAAGAATACTTCCTTTATATTTTCTTCTTTTATTTCTCCTTTTTCTGCTTTAAATACACATTTTCCAGAAACTAATACATATATTCTTGAAGCTATTTCTAAAGCTTTTCTCACATTTTGTTCAACTATAAGAAAAGAAATATCATACTTTTCATTTAATTCGATTATTTTATTATAAAAATCT
This window contains:
- a CDS encoding GIY-YIG nuclease family protein; its protein translation is MYENIALEYVNKINEILATQSFSFKNVSHNQIPEKAGVYIIFNENNEAIYIGRTKNLRRRLLSNHRSGNIKGSQFRRALKEKHNFKNENEISNYIQKCTFKFKEIEDSIERIRLEHFATAILAPILNMKVKQ
- a CDS encoding zinc ribbon domain-containing protein; its protein translation is MSSYKKPCKYCGQFIPPNSNVCPICGKVNPLETRCPKCRALIYPHWTKCNSCGLSLIINCPKCGQSTFFGDYCQKCGERLVVECKKCHTIQPPISANCIKCGKPL
- a CDS encoding zinc-ribbon domain-containing protein → MPFIPFTKNFADNSVEAGFQFTFFCDICQDGYKTSFIESKSYKKAGLLRGLGRAASIASSMAGRSIGYHIESGTDVIAERFRGMSPEWHKEHEEAFKLAQNEAMGHFHKCPKCGRWVCDICWNDEVGLCKEDAPRAATEIAAARATVMKEQIWEKAKETKIFKGEIKPTQTICPVCGKPAGTGKFCINCGAPLTLTKCSKCGAEITPGARFCPECGNKLF
- a CDS encoding DUF87 domain-containing protein, giving the protein MLIPAYVITFLIKSECGKTTTLIIINELYKFGKIIIIDFHGEYIGLKDLINAEIIKENVLSFDKMEKLKIEDMKALNNFENISIEKENKLKELGLIKLINGKNNINILVVY
- a CDS encoding cohesin domain-containing protein codes for the protein MVAQARFKHILMLVILSQLILTAYLCTVEATGSVEVYIEPQSIETQAGETFTILVKINPGSYGISAGDVNVTFNSQVFDLIDVKIGGLFGPDPLIGFQMIDKLRGFVNYAVARKGETKAPSDPGTFLALTFKVRDDVDEVVCEIVISKVGLADQNFQDIKDIAVQHAKVIIIKEKTTYSVTTSITPYTVTLTVTSISATTAILTQTVTVTTTNIKTVPTSASDHILLFIFVFLVIIFFSIILGVIIRKAWKKPKI
- a CDS encoding dockerin type I domain-containing protein, with protein sequence MNEKEKPHLALSALFFTILMAGFTFSLHGVQGQIWREVVLFSGENLDIPNLGYRYSGPYYINSGKYLAIEWEADRLVNVYILNEIDWRNRLLGFTLTSWRVSKTGQSGQLWYPIQYTDNYYIIVMTPTLGPARLYKWVEKLYWLEYNLTNITSIVTTTSPTTVITTVPTVTTYTVVTTPIYTTITTTLKTSFNTTKTYQWIPIKNLTAFIHPSIMRVEAPKRFNIEIKVDPKDFGISSGEMILRFNPSILQAIEISRGNLLGDNPLEGMRQIDNINGMIKYAIARVGPTPVPTPNGTFATITFEVKRGATPGYYKLELSIEFANENYEKIINIEVRGGEVYVIAGILGDINGDGTVNYMDLAILGSCYGKSRGEGGYRQEADLNNDGIIDYRDLAILGANYGRSS
- a CDS encoding type II restriction endonuclease; its protein translation is MVKYEALGFKSENEYLDYFFKTLLKTNQTYEYFVDWKKVKEKIEKYVKEISLLNSLTKIEPEKRKKELEEIFIKYPETIPIIPSIIAVREKNITLLEIWEKTLYKTFNFSERKLEENEVKDLVDFCEKTGIIQLFGEINDLYAYLLGVEVGLDSNARKNRSGKIFQKFVELLLKRKLENVNIEIKSEDSSIRTIRRKKADFVIYKENVPKIIIECNFYNVSGSKPIETANAYIDLQHKIYEKKGTFFIWITDGPAWNKMKETIIQSFKEIDFPMNYTIANEKINELILKLL
- a CDS encoding DNA methyltransferase encodes the protein MSKKYIDMKEITEEDYKKFIKENKEIIIENTKIKIGQPKKIEELQPKFFELERTNVWSYPERGKWATHQGNFRGNWPPQMARNIILRYSKPGEWVLDQMCGSGTTLIECKLLGRNGIGVDINLDCIMLTRDRLNFDYTPLDPNYKKPIIKTYVGDARNLNLIKDESIDLIATHPPYATIIPYSRKGKIQGDLSAVHSIDEYIEGMKEIAKESYRVLKPGRFCGILVGDTRKHRHHVPIAFRVMQAFLEAGFILREDIIKHQWQTKTTREKWEGLSKVADECWVDIPKEKVGKGKYTDFYLLYHEHLFIFRKPGKDEDIEKYKESMKWW
- a CDS encoding ABC transporter permease subunit, giving the protein MVGLITVCIKELKDNFLSKRFIIVFLLIYLVGISTATLSIQAIASAAYSLSAESFLFLRIFTSTTGLLPAFIFFVSYFGPIIGILFGFDAINSELLSGTLTKVLSQPIHRDSFINGKFLAGLITISIIYGSITGILIGVGIYYFGGPPSLDEFLRILCFIGLCILYTVFWMNIGILFSIIFKKVATSALASVAIWLFFTFFIFMIANFIVNIAFPITDPSLLFNEEFLAKRQELQQMILQFSPEQLFEIVTIVILTPTIRAISPIIGIETSRIIPNPLPIDQSIIIALPYLMILIIMIFICFAFSYILFMKQEIRSGAI
- a CDS encoding ABC transporter ATP-binding protein translates to MAAIEAINLTKRYGEITAVDNLNLSIEEGEIFGFLGPNGSGKTTTILMFMGLTEPTSGEAKVFNLNPLKDALKVRRIVSYLPENIGFYEDLTAKQNLEYVAKLNGIPSNIYSKRIRELLEIVGLSQEMDRKVGEYSRGMKQRLGIAEVLLKDPKLIFLDEPTLGLDPEATELVLNLIEKINKEKGITIFLSSHLLHQVQRVCKRVGIFVKGKLLAEGTIDRLGKERLKEDFFTIEVKVLEKGEEALEIIKKIDEVKDVEMKDDLLIIKAESDIRPKIAKRLIEENFSILHLRLREYTLDEIYKQYFEVK
- a CDS encoding NEW3 domain-containing protein, whose protein sequence is MRATNFITIALILILPFTIFGNGLLKNQNTIILNEENEEFVFHSTYSGLILEAGSSVTIPLIVTNNMNGTLNIAFSIASGPNWDAKFKYKGYVLKSIYLLPKETISIDFSFTAPANASQGNYEYVLLASTIDGKIKKEIKISIDLKAKEVVATKAGEVKLSTLYPVLEGTAGSTFQFRVTLSYDGSEERIFNLVANAPPGWITEIRPAYETKKISSIQLSGYSSRDLEISVTAPEITKEGNYTIRFSAYSENIGNSIDLKVVIIGTYKISMQTSTGRLNIGTIAGEKSYLSLIIKNEGTANIKRVTFSSIKPEAWKIVFDPDEVNNLAPGESREVSVEIISSSNTIPGDYSITLRANYEYGAKELDIRVTVSSPPLWGWIGIGIVIAIIAGLLFIFFKFGRR
- a CDS encoding TIGR04076 family protein, whose translation is MRKLIVKVKEIKGKCDIMKIGDYFILDGGKLIIPEKNKHVCIYALSSLLPLLPAKQRNIVEPEDWLPRTSLVECPDPNGRVIWEISYLEE